AGTTGGTGACGACCGGACTCTTTTGCTTCGTTCGGAACCCGATGTACGTCGGCGTCGTGACGGCCATCTCCGGCATCGCGCTCGCGAGGCATTCCTGGAGCGCCGGCGTCTACGGAGCGACGGTCGCCGTGGCCTTCCATCTGCGGGTCGTCCTGTACGAGGAGCCCCGCCTAACGCGCGAGTTCGGCGACGCATACCTGACCTACCGGGAACGCGTAAACCGGTGGATTCCCGGCCCTGGAAGTCGAAACCCCTCCTGAGGCCGGCCGAAGGTGCGACCCTGCCAGGATTTTCGCGCGCCACTACGTTTCGAGGA
The genomic region above belongs to Gemmatimonadaceae bacterium and contains:
- a CDS encoding isoprenylcysteine carboxylmethyltransferase family protein, with product MTSESEDSRKTSRVALRAAIFIVLMPGAIGGWIPYLIAGGHSRIPVWTADRVLGVVLFVVGWSILLWCTFEFVQRGRGTPSPNSAPVELVTTGLFCFVRNPMYVGVVTAISGIALARHSWSAGVYGATVAVAFHLRVVLYEEPRLTREFGDAYLTYRERVNRWIPGPGSRNPS